AagagaacaggaaaaaaaaaatgaggaaggCCTTTTgcgagcgaaaaaagaaaaaggggggggatAATCACTTGTTAGCAGTTCGTGTGTAGTGGCTACCTCTAGCGGTCCTTAGCCAATTAATGGAACCGAACTGTCTAAAGTTTTGATCGTTGAGCTAATTAGAAAGCGTCGATGACTATGTCGTAGGGAGAGCTGAGAAGCCCAGCAATTAAATGTTTCGTGCATAGACTGTAGGCTTTGTGTTGTTAGCAACGAGGTATAGCAGTGAAGAGACAGCAAAGGCAATGACGATGCGTCTCTCGTCCGATCTCGTCCGTCTTATCCGTCTTATTTGGCTGACCGAAATGAAAGACTAACATGCAATAGGTTTGACTAacctaaagaaagaaagaaagaaagaaagaaagaaagaaagaaagaaagaaagaaagaaagaaagaaagaaagaaaacggagaTCCAAGCAATGTTAGAACCTAAATGACACTACGCTTGTTTGAGTTAGCTAGATAGCAACAGCGTATATCGGATGACACCAGCACGTCCTCCTCGCCTGCACATAGCTGTCAGCTGTCTGTGTCACAAACACGAAGGCGATGTGCGTTGCTTGTCGAGGGATGAATGTTGATGAGAGGTGCGTGCACAGAGAagtacgatatatatatatatatatatatatatatatatatatatatatatatatatatatatatataaggcgtCACAGTGGTACATccattctgggggattggccaataatAGGCTCATACTCAGTTACTAACGTAGATTACTAGGCTATGCATCATACAGCCTGCAGCGATGTTgtctatatatttatatatatccAGCGAGgaaacgacgacgaacgccaaaccccggggaagagggaaagaaagcttGGCGTTACATGTGTAATTATTTGACGATATGACGGGAAAGTAATtgtggtttaacgtcccaaaactgcACTTTGGCCTACGAGTGACACCGTAGTGCAAGACTCCATTTTAATTTTAACCATCTGGATAtccttaacgcgcacctaaaccAAGTACACGTGTGTATTTCGCGCCTCCGATAAAGGAATGCGACGGGATTTCGATCCCGCGCGCTCAGCAGCGGAACGTGCGCCACAGCTACTGAGCCGCAGAGTTGGTAATGATCAAAAGTATAAACAGTGATGGCTAGCTTATCGAATATCTACCAGCAGGTAACCGATTCCTTTCGCGCTCAGCCACCATTTATATGATTACGTTTCACCTTCTATTACTTTACCCCCCTGCTTTTCATCTCctagctttctctctctctctccaacaaTTACATCACACAAATTGCAGAGGCAAAACGCGCCATGAAACCGAACCTCGCGTTTAAGTTTTCGGCCAGGCAGGCACATATGGTCCTCCAGCGCATGCACGGTGGTTGAACTATGCGGTGAAACCTAGTTATAAAGAACTGCACATTGGATATATATATCACACTCTCAGCGCGTATACTGCGCTCACCAAACACGCCTATGTATCTTATGCTTCAAATGAGAAGAGCCAAAAATTTTAAGGACAGTGCAGGGGAGATAACAACctcctttgtttttgtttttaattcgGCAACGCAAGCGGCGACTTAAGTCAGTAAATGCGTGATATTCACTGATAACACATTACCACGATTTACTAATTACCTTTTAGAGAATTACTTTGCGCCAGAGGTCGCAATTGCAGAACTGAAGCCCATCAGTGCTCAAGCTATGTTCAATTGCTAGGAATCCTGACActagcaccagtttcgagatgttcgTCCTCCAATTTCGTCACAACATCCATTGGTGTTCCACTGAGCTTTTGTCCCACTTTGCACGAGGGTGGCCTTTTGGGGAAAATATTAACTGGAACGCGAACGCGCTTCCCGGAATGTTTGAGAAGCGATATTTGGAAACTGGCTCTCCACTGCAAGatcatttacacccttattcacttttaagggtgtaaattatctTACAGTGTGTATCTAGTCTCAGAATTTCTGCTACGTGTACATGCCTCCAGTAGAGAGCACTGACCAGCTACAGTTCTGCAATCGCAATATTTGCCATAATGTGGCCAATCAGAAAACCTTAGCGAGCGAATTAGTTAATCAACGATTATTGCACATTTACTGATGTCAACCGCCGCTAGTAATGCGCttgagaaagggagagagaaagaggcgCTATCTCCACTGAACTTCATAATTCTGGCTCTCCTATTTTGAAGCacatcgatcaatcaatcaatcaatcagtcaatcaatcaaccagtcaaacaattaaatatttattttctctATGTAGAAAGGAAGAATAAACGATTGCTTGAACGAAACGAAAATACGTACTGTCGTTCGTGCCGGCAGCATTGGGACCGTCTGCGGAAGTTTGAGCAGAACATCAGTAATTCTTGGTCTCGATTAATAAAGCGCAGTTCGCGCCAATATTGCACTGCGCGTATGCAGGCGGTATGCAACAAACTTCAGGCTTTCACCGCTGCCCGCTAATAAAAGAAAGCCGTTCGTGCTCATAGTTTATGAAACGGCATTCACTAGCAGGATCTATTTGCGAAAGCATTTTGCGCTCATTAGATTCGCGTGAATATCCGAGATATTTAACCAAATATATTTAATTAAATTTGCAGTTAGTGTCATATCTGTCTTTGGACTGAAGATCCGGGAGCCGAGCGCAGCAGCCACGCCAGTCTAGTCAGACTAACTTCAATAGCATTTGCGTACTGCTGCAGTAAATATGGCGCTCGTTTTCAGCAGTCCCCAGACATTTGTTCTCTTGCTTACGAGCAGCGAGTTCTGGACAAAACCAAAATGCCTTGGGTGCGTATTCAAATATGTCAAAGTAAGGATGGATATATCAAACAGACTTTCGTGCATCATTCGTATACATGTAAGTTCGTTTGACTGTACTAAATCGGTTCACACTCATTAGAGCCAAAATGACACGTGATCGACGTGAATGAAATAATAGAGGAACATTGTAAATTTTGCGTCTGTCgtccttttttgttttgtatgtcctttttaaaatttatttgccCTTCAATTTCTCACTACGTAACCAGTACGCATCGAGTCTCGCACTTGGACGCGTGATGTTCCTGCCGACGTCAACGTCGCAGCTCTAGCTGGGCCCCAAATCGTACAGTATTAAACCGAATCTGGGAAGGAAAAACGGCACTAACATCAAGAAACGTTATCCTAGTCACGAGCTAACTAGCGCCACCGACAGCCGGCTAcgcgtacctttttttttttttttttcttttttttttgagttacGCCGCGCGGACAATTTGCATACGGGATGGGACAGACACGAGCGCGCGGCGCCAGCAGGCGACTCCCCCCGCTGCTTACGTCAGACCACCGCGACACATGACGAGCGCGCGCCCACTTGTCGTCGCGGCGGCGACCGCCAGGGAAGACGACGCCGTCTCAAGGCTGAGCGCGAGCGGCGTCTCTGCCTCCCTCGCCGCCGGGTGCGGGGAAGGGGTCCGTCTGACCAGGCGCGATCAATACGAAAGTATGCGTATAGACAGACACGCGTCTCGGGCCCCGTATCCGCCGGGCGAGAGTAAAAGGCTTGGCTTGGTTCCCGCTGGTCGGCTCGCCGGACCTAACGCACACCAGCCTGCGAGCCGGGAGAGACGGAAAGAAGCAGCAAGATGGAAATAATGCGCGTTAAAGCTATATATAAATAGACTGGCCTCGTTCTTTTGACAATCAACAAGCCCACGGCCACCcatccaacccccccccccttttttttttcccttcccctggcagatttttctttcttttccttttctcatGGTTCCAAATGTCTCGGCACCCAACGTGGCAAATGGCGACTCGGAAGGACGAGACCCGTGGCTTTCCCAGACGATGATGTTTTACAAAAGTGGatctggggacgtattctcggacgatcactttcggcgatactgtcgccttcgcgtgacgcagTGACCACAGTGATCGCGTGACCGGCCAAACAGCtcatccggttttgctcaaccagccaataagcgcgcactgaaagcGATCGTCCGAGAAAATGTACCctggacactcaacgacgtacgGTCTGCATCGCCGGCTCATTTCGCGGACCGACCATGACACAGCGGCACCAAATCGCGGAGTTGACCACGGGCACTGCAGGCTACATAGAGCTGCTGGTAGCGCGGTTCGGTATCACCGAGATTGCGCATACCACCCTGGTACCTCTTCTTTTGCTGCAATATTTCCTTGGCCAGCGAGGCAGAATATGTGTTTATTTACTTCCTTATTTAGGCGGGTGGAAAATTATACACCCTAGTGCTGTTACGCACTCGCAAGAACTCTTTTTCGTGGCTGCTTATTTGGAGTAAACAGAGCTATTAAACGTCGCTGCCTGACACCGGAGGAGAGAGCAAGCACGAAGTACGTCACGCATCGCATAATCGTGATCACTACACGAATATAAGTTGTAATCCCGGGTAACTTTTCTTtcccgcttttcttttttcaggaaAGTATCGATGGAGCAACGATATATACTATATACGCGTGTTTCTTTCGCAGTAGTGATGGAACAGCCGTATAGTATAACTGTTGCCACGCGCTGCAACGCCATTCACTTCTGCCTCACCATGCACACCTAAGTTGGGAGGGAAACAATTTCCGAACGACGCGCAGTTGTCACACTTCCACGCGACCAACGGGATGTTATCATTTCTGCGAGCGCATACGGCTACAGCGCGCGCGCCTCTCGACAACCTGTTTCCCGCGCCTCTTGTCGAGACGCTTCTAGAAAATACTAGAAAGACCCGACGGCGCTCGGCACTTCTGAGGCGAGCCACACAGACAGCATGTAAAgtattaatgcgaatagcattcttggcattgtcagaccGGTTTTCTTTCCGTCTATCTATCTAATTACATAACCAAAGATATGGACCGATTCCGAAAATAGTGCAGTAGGGAAGCGCGAGATAGGCTTACCCGGCTGCATTACACGCCTCACGCTTGACGCGCTTCGGCTATTCGCATATACTTGGATAGTCATCGAAGATGAGTTCTGTTCGAATTTTCGAAAGCCACGACGCTTCAATTATACAAGAATATCACAGTATGGTATACAAAACAGTATAAGCTTCGCCTAAATACTTCGAAAAGAATCTTGGATGGTTTCtgcacacactttttttttttcattttcttgatTTGACATCAGGGTCGCGACGCACACGACAACCACGCGTGATGCATACAGTGGATTCTCCCTTCTAGCCAATAACCACACAGGGCATCTCACAGCCGGCCCCGGGCAACGCCTTGCCCGAAAGAGTTCGTAAATATTTCCCCCGTGTGATCGCGATTTTGCTCTATCTTGCGGTGACACTCATGTTGCGCTCCGTGTATGCCGTAACCACCCGCGAACAAAGCGCCGCATTAGATTTGCCTGCTGCGTCCGTCTGACGTAATGACGAGGCTCGGCAGCCGATGCAACAGACCCACGTCAAAAGCAGCGTCGTCACACTACCCCGCGTGAGATTCTAGGGCAAATCTACGTCACCATTCTCGTTTCCACGGCCTTGAAGCAGTTTTCATCTTTCCAATTATTTCATTCAGAGGGCTAGCATACATAAGCGAGACGGTGAGTTAACAACCGTCGATGGCAGTTGGTCGAGACCGCCAACCGTATACCACGCACAAACATACCATTGTGTACGTACTACGCAAGCGTAGTTGCCGAGATTGCAAACATCGGCCTACGCCGCTCTTGTATTAATACCTTTGCGATGCATTGTACATACACGATCCAcgcaaataataaataataattactGTATGCTAATGCGTGTTTGTCTAGTCACATCGCGCCATACCACGCCGGGAGGAATACGGCGCAACCTACGACAGCCAGATAAGCACTCGATCGCGTGCAGCGTCACAGTATAGCGAAAGAGGCTCCGAAAAGCCGCCAGCGTTCCTGGACAGAAATGCGCCTCATGAGTGCACACGGGCAAAGTAGTGAATATACGCCACCATTTCGAAAACACGCTTTACTCGCCGCACAAGACTTTCGGAAATCTTGAGTTGCAGCTGACGAATTTTCACAAGTTTTGTCGCTCCAAGTAGCCTTTCTCACAGCGTTAGATGCAACATTTACGTGGGCAACTTTGACGACATACGGCtgggtgcgagaaaaaaaaaatcgaatcaGGGATTGAAATCAAGACACCACAACAGGAATGAATGCAAGTAGCTACATGTTTCACAACCTCAATTAGGAAAGAATTATTTAGCTGCTaaagcccaccgtggtggctatGCATTACTGCAcgacacgaggtcgcgggttcgcttCGCAGTCGCATTCCGACAGGGGGCGGAATACACCCGTGTCCTTTGATTAAGGTGAACGCTATCAAGAAACTCGGGTGGTCGAAAATAATCCGTAACCCTCTGCCCCTCTTAGGGCCAGTAGGCAGCTTTTAGACGTAAAATCCAAACAGTGATTAATGGCAGCGGCCTATATACAACGGTCACTATCTTACTCCGCTAAGCGTAGCACAGGACCACATAGTACGACATATGTACGGGTGTGACCGCTATGGCGTGAAAAATTCCTCCGAAAAATGCGGTGTACAGTGGCAACTATTATAGCGTTGCCTGCGTGCCGCCGTAACATAAGCGGCACGGGTATGGGCTCTGACTTCCAATATTGACTGACAAGCATCGACCTCAAGAATATATCAGGGCAGCATTCGCCTCAATTTCAACACCGCACGGACAATACTGAGGTAAGCATCAATATCGGCTCGGCCGCCCAGCATAACTTAATTCCACCCTTGGCCGCTCCTAAGATGCGGTTGAGCGAAAAATCGGGACATCGAACCAGACGCTAGCATACGTGACAGATACGGAGCGAGAAAGGCAAATTGGTTTCCCAGCGAGGAGTGGAAACGGAAAGCAGCCGCCCTCCCAAGCTGGGTGACATACAAGTTAATCTGACGGTCTGGAGACACGCGCTACCGTCATGATACGATGCGATAGAAAAAACACTAGCACACTAGATAGCAGCCTGGCTCTGCTACTTTTGGTCTGAAATACCGGCTTACATGAGATACAATAAGGCTCGCTCCGAAATCCGCGCATGCTGCATGCGACACTCGGTGTCTCCGACGATTTGTGAACGCGACTCAGGAACACAGTCACTACGTGATGCGATCGCCACCAAAAGCAAGTTTTTTATTGTTCAACAATTCGTTGCGATTGTGCTAAAAATGTCCTGGAGTAAAATACCATGGCACGGGTTATCAGAGAGCAGGAAAAACCAACAAAGTTCGTATGTACAAAGAAAAAGGCTGGCAACAACTTCTGAAAGACAGAACAAATTGTCCTGAGACACACATCTACCCTAATCACGCATACAGGCACCCTATACACTACACAAGGAATTTAAGACACTGCTCACAGTGGATTGCCGGAAGCAACGTTTGCTTATATCATGGCTTAAATAGCCCTGAGCATCGTGTGGCCCGCACTAGGAATGCAGCCACGCCTCTGAAGTGCCAACCAGTGCACAATATTTGCAATATACACAAAGAACCTAACTCACTAAGCTTTGCTAAATATCTATAGGCAAGGTGTAAATAGGGCACCCAAAAATATGAGTATGTACAAAACTCTGCATGGCATGCAGCCAACCCCCAGTGTCCACTTGTAAAGCACTCCAAATGTCCCCAAGTTGCTTGGCACACGAGACAGGTACACTCGAATAGGTCTGCacttctcattaaaaaaaaaaaaaaatagccccCTCTAAGCAGCACATTTACAGCGCACTCGAGCAAGGACTAGACGAGCAGTCCTCAGCACTTTCAAATGTCCCAAGCTGCAGACGCACGTGAACTCAGACTAGAAACTCATTTCGTGGACAAGCTCAAGCAGTGGTGCTTTCATGTAAGTGCATCTCGTACAGTCATGCAAAATGCAAACACCGCTACTTCACTAACAGTTTGCACAACCATGATGTGACCAGTGCTGTTGCCTAACCGTAGACTGTCCATCTTCTCTCTTTCAGTAGTAAGCTGACAGGAACAATTAATTAAACCTATCACATGGAAGCTACTTAAAACAGCACAATAAGCGAGAATGGTTCGTTAAGGGAGGGAGCGGGTAGGGAGCCTCCAGTCACCAGTAGGGCCCCTCTGAGGCCAGGTTCTTCCAACTGGCAAACTCTGTCCAAGAGTCCACGTCCGCCTTGAGGGCGTCTGTAAAGCGTCGCAACACAGTTGGGCTGGGAGCCTTTTTGGTTAGCGCCACCAGCTTGTAGTTCGTTCCTTTGTTATTGTCCCAGTGTTCTTCCTGCTCGTGCTTGAAGCAAACGCAGAACTCTATCACGCCTAAATTGCTCGACGCCGACGACGGGATGGGAATCGAGAAGCAGAACGTGTCGTACATGTTGCTTAAGTGGCCGTTGGCCACGTACTCAGCCGCATAGTCTTGCATAGTCTTCCAACCATCGAAGCTGGCGCGCACAAAGACGCGCTTCTCGAAGGTGACGTTCTTTACCTTGATGGTGCCCGTGATGAGCTCGTCGCTCTTGACAATGACGTTCTCGAGTGAGACGAAGTTGGTGTCGAGCGTTTGCCGGAACTCGAAGTAATCCGAGGCCGGCTGCGTGAAGGCAGTCTCCCACAGAGGCGCCTCGAGCCGCATGTCGCGCGTTATCCGGGCCACAAACTCGTCGGTCCACCGCGGCGGGCTGTCCGATGGCTCCTTCATGACGCGCACCTGGGTGAGCGAGTAGCCCCGGTCATCGGCAAACGACACCCGCCGCTTGATGCGGTTCGACGACGTCGGGCTCGTTGGCTCGCTCTGAATTTGTTCGTCGCGCGGAGACATACACGGCTTGATGGGCGGCACATTGGTGGAGGCGCGTCGGTAGTTGCGCTTCACGGAGCACGTCTGGAAGAGCGGGTTACTCTGCTGCAGGGCGCAGACGCTGAGCCGGCACTCGCTGCCCACAAAGAGCGGCGGGTTGGCCGACAACACCAGTTCCAGGTCCATGGGCATGGCGACGCTCGCGTGTCCTGTGCAGAGGGACGACCAGTGAGCGCTATGAAGACGACAGTCGCTGCTAGCGGCCGCAAGCGCCCAGGTCGGCCGTTCACCCGAGCGCTGCGAACCGCAATTAAGATTTGTGCCCCAAGAGTAAAGCACCGAACGAGACACATTTTCCATGGCCGTGAAATCTCGCCAAGGCCCACTAGTGCGGGAAGACTGTCACCGATCAATACGTTCTGCCTTCACTTGGCACGCAGATGCACCGCGTTTATGTGGCGAGATATTGTAAATGCGGGCCATTGCTCCTATACATCAACTCCCAGAAGGGGCTCGAGCGCCGACAAGGCAACCTGACGTCGGTCGAGCCCTTCCAGGCCGCTCCTCTGTCTCATCCGGTACCGCACGTCCCACCAGGAAGCCCATGCGTGCCCGACGCGACACTCCTGAGTATTATTGACAAAACGCTACACAGCTATACTTAAAATTCAAGGGGACGCGCAACGGCCATTACGATTTCGCCATGATGCAAGCCTCGCAAGCAGTCAAAGCCGACCGAGAGCTCCAAACCATCCCGGAAGGTGAGAACCCAACCTCCGAGATGATGAGGATCGCCAGTCGCCGAGCGGCTTGCAAATGCTACAAGTACGCGCGCAGCACACCATAGCAAAATGAGAGCACAGAAATGTAGTCAGCGTGCACTACTTACCCGAACTTGGTTCCTAAGTACGCGGCATGTCACAGTCACTACGCCAGAGAATACGGACGGGCGCTACGCGTGCGCGTACGGAGGCGCTCTGCGCCGCCGGCGACTGGCAGCATGAGAAAAACTCGGCGTCGCCGGCTGCCGCACGGAGGCGCTCCAATGCGTCAGGTACTGTTCACGTGCCGCGCGCCGGCCCGCCAATAGGACGCGAGTGATACAGGCAGTGCCGCCAGTGCCGGCGAATCCTGCTACGCAGCGACGCCAGCGACGCGAGTGATCCAGCGCCGATAGACCGGGCGAAATAGGGCCAACCGCAATGCGCGCGTCACGACGGCAAAACAAACGACACCTGCGAAGAAGCCGGCACACGCTCCGTGCGCCCATGAAAAGTATCAACACACTTGCGCAAATACAGGCACCCGTAAGCACGCTTGTAAACAAGGCAAACGCGCGACCACTTACGTTTGCAAGCTCAGGCAGGAGTTGCACCAAACGGACGCGAGCACTTCCGCGTGAGCGCGGTTAACGCACCGTGCACTCGCCGCTACGCATTAGGGGCGCGTCTACTGCAGCGTTCGGGCCCCATCGAGGTTCCCCAATTCCCTTGGCGCTACTCGTATTCATTCGCAGCCCGTATGGCCATTCTACAACGAACCAAGGCCGCGACCTTCAGCGTTAGTTTACGTCCCCGAGGCTCACGCCACACGGCGTCTCCTACTCTATACGCCATAGAGTGTGGCCGTGGCGCCACCTCTGATTCTACGACGCAACCATGTGCGCGACGCCTGTTTGCTCGCTATTTTTAACGCTGTAGGTTTACGATTGTTTCCCGTGGAGCAGAAGGCGTCTTGTTTTCAAGCACTGGGTGAGGAGTGCAGCGTAGCGCTTGGTGCGCTCCCGTGTTTCCTCGCACGATAAGATCACATTCATGCCCCTTGTCTTGGGAAGGCCGAGGCAAGGACTGATAAAACGTTCATATCGCCCGTTTTCTAGGGTAGCCGGCAGTGCCCACTATAAGACATGGTAAAGCCGTAAAACGCCGCAATATGAGGGGCATCAACAATATCCCCATGGAGCGACACATTAAATACGTCAAGTACAAATTAAATGTATATaccgaagaaaagaagaaaaagggaagCACAGCTTTCACAATTATTTCGTGCCCTCCGTCGAGCACTCAGCATGGAAGGTCAAATGTTCTGTCTGCTCTAGAGTAGTTGCAGGCTTGGTGACAGCATATGCCCTACTTAAGCTTTTGTCATAGTCGGTACTTATTTTGGAGATAACG
The DNA window shown above is from Dermacentor silvarum isolate Dsil-2018 chromosome 1, BIME_Dsil_1.4, whole genome shotgun sequence and carries:
- the LOC119460509 gene encoding protein phosphatase 1 regulatory subunit 3B-B; its protein translation is MPMDLELVLSANPPLFVGSECRLSVCALQQSNPLFQTCSVKRNYRRASTNVPPIKPCMSPRDEQIQSEPTSPTSSNRIKRRVSFADDRGYSLTQVRVMKEPSDSPPRWTDEFVARITRDMRLEAPLWETAFTQPASDYFEFRQTLDTNFVSLENVIVKSDELITGTIKVKNVTFEKRVFVRASFDGWKTMQDYAAEYVANGHLSNMYDTFCFSIPIPSSASSNLGVIEFCVCFKHEQEEHWDNNKGTNYKLVALTKKAPSPTVLRRFTDALKADVDSWTEFASWKNLASEGPYW